A section of the Streptomyces sp. NBC_01591 genome encodes:
- a CDS encoding bifunctional DNA primase/polymerase, which translates to MREILGRRRRLRLRRGGRPARLDAALTCATAWQWPVLPGVGLEAAGGRGDRGRGCACPDPECAVPGAHPFDPGLLAATIDERMVRWWWTNRPTAPILLATGGRAPCALSLPAVAAARALVELDRMGVRLGPVVATPTRWSLLVAPYTLERLGELLHAQDWVPSSLRFHGEGGYLVLPPSEVGAGQVCWERAPAPESRPRPKGRGRAPESDVPWLPDVGTVLDALVEASSGAPDGGSRLAY; encoded by the coding sequence ATGCGCGAGATCCTCGGAAGGCGACGCAGGCTCCGGCTCCGGCGCGGGGGAAGGCCCGCCCGCCTCGACGCGGCCCTGACCTGTGCCACCGCATGGCAATGGCCTGTGCTCCCCGGAGTGGGGCTGGAGGCGGCCGGCGGTCGCGGTGACCGTGGCCGCGGCTGCGCCTGTCCCGATCCCGAGTGCGCCGTGCCCGGCGCGCATCCCTTCGATCCCGGTCTCCTTGCGGCGACCATCGACGAGCGCATGGTGCGCTGGTGGTGGACCAACCGGCCCACCGCTCCGATCCTCCTGGCCACCGGCGGGCGCGCCCCGTGCGCGTTGAGCCTGCCGGCCGTGGCCGCCGCCCGGGCGCTGGTCGAGCTGGACCGGATGGGTGTGCGGCTCGGACCCGTGGTGGCGACGCCGACCCGGTGGTCGCTGCTGGTGGCCCCGTACACCCTCGAACGGCTCGGTGAGCTGCTGCACGCCCAGGACTGGGTGCCCAGTTCGCTGCGTTTCCACGGGGAGGGCGGCTATCTCGTTCTTCCGCCGTCCGAGGTGGGGGCGGGACAGGTGTGCTGGGAGCGGGCTCCTGCCCCGGAGTCCCGGCCGCGTCCGAAAGGAAGAGGTCGGGCTCCGGAGTCCGACGTGCCGTGGCTGCCGGACGTGGGGACGGTGCTGGACGCCCTGGTCGAGGCGAGCAGCGGCGCACCGGACGGCGGCAGTCGGCTCGCGTACTGA
- a CDS encoding DUF5926 family protein: MAKKHPQTKAGKQQLKDGEIPVAGAREPCPCGSGRRYKACHGRAAAQAVTELVHRPFEGLAGECDWVALRELVPAATVALTLKDGLPEGVPSVTLATVLPMAWPALRRDDGSVLLALQNDTPSGDLSRDLADTLRRALDAEPGSPVAAQRVPADGPRLQNMLAPDAAFEPVIHPGFEFWVPDAENATPEVSASLERANEAAIPTTRLAGVDSAYWCETPEKNHLRWVMPHAEERLLDALARLHAAGTSSLGEGTRLVGSFRAHGLMVPVWDLPSAMGAEECEKPAAEFAERLTAALASDAPLTAEERRARGGLTNRQVTLS; this comes from the coding sequence ATGGCCAAGAAGCACCCTCAGACCAAGGCCGGGAAGCAGCAACTCAAGGACGGCGAGATCCCGGTGGCCGGGGCTCGCGAGCCCTGCCCGTGCGGTTCGGGCCGCCGCTACAAGGCATGTCACGGCCGCGCCGCCGCCCAGGCCGTGACCGAGCTCGTCCACCGCCCCTTCGAGGGTCTGGCCGGCGAGTGCGACTGGGTCGCGCTGCGTGAACTGGTCCCCGCCGCCACGGTCGCGCTGACGCTGAAGGACGGGCTGCCCGAGGGCGTGCCCTCGGTGACGCTCGCGACCGTCCTGCCGATGGCCTGGCCGGCGCTGCGCCGCGACGACGGTTCGGTGCTGCTCGCCCTGCAGAACGACACCCCATCCGGTGACCTCAGCCGTGATCTCGCGGACACCCTGCGGCGGGCGCTGGACGCCGAGCCCGGTTCGCCCGTGGCGGCACAGCGCGTGCCGGCCGACGGTCCGCGGCTGCAGAACATGCTCGCCCCCGATGCGGCGTTCGAGCCCGTCATCCACCCCGGCTTCGAGTTCTGGGTTCCGGACGCGGAGAACGCCACGCCCGAGGTGTCCGCCTCCCTGGAGCGCGCCAACGAGGCGGCGATCCCGACGACGCGGCTCGCCGGCGTGGACTCCGCCTACTGGTGCGAGACCCCGGAGAAGAACCACCTTCGCTGGGTCATGCCGCACGCCGAGGAGCGGCTGCTCGACGCGCTCGCCCGGCTGCACGCCGCCGGTACCTCCTCACTGGGCGAGGGGACCAGGCTGGTCGGCTCCTTCCGGGCGCACGGACTGATGGTCCCGGTCTGGGACCTGCCGAGCGCGATGGGGGCCGAGGAGTGCGAGAAGCCCGCGGCCGAGTTCGCGGAGCGGCTGACCGCGGCGCTCGCCTCGGACGCACCGCTCACCGCCGAGGAGCGGCGGGCCCGCGGTGGGCTCACCAATCGCCAGGTGACGCTCAGCTGA
- a CDS encoding ATP-binding protein, with protein sequence MRHRQSIGRFPVQSRRASTPWRGAKEVSGVALVVAQEVPTSSSMAVPHGPAGVGQARHRMREQLRSHGVSDSVVDDAVLILSELLSNACRHGRPLGRHTDVGDGDVRAAWRVDRTGGLTVEVTDGGGPTRPVPATPSVTARGGRGLNIISALADEWGVRDSSSGEVTVWVLVNEGHGQESGLLGAPVPGVPGLDALGFADAFDDVG encoded by the coding sequence GTGCGTCACCGGCAGTCCATTGGCCGGTTTCCGGTCCAGTCCAGGAGGGCATCCACTCCGTGGCGTGGGGCAAAGGAGGTCTCGGGGGTGGCGTTGGTGGTGGCACAGGAAGTGCCCACGTCGTCGAGCATGGCCGTACCCCATGGCCCTGCGGGCGTGGGCCAGGCAAGGCACCGGATGCGTGAGCAGTTGCGCAGTCACGGGGTGTCGGATTCGGTCGTCGACGATGCTGTACTGATTCTTTCCGAACTGCTCAGCAATGCCTGCCGGCACGGCAGACCGCTGGGCCGGCACACGGATGTGGGTGACGGCGACGTCCGCGCCGCATGGCGCGTCGACAGAACGGGCGGGCTGACCGTCGAAGTGACGGACGGAGGCGGTCCGACCCGTCCCGTTCCGGCCACACCATCGGTGACGGCGCGTGGCGGCCGCGGGCTCAACATCATCAGTGCACTCGCCGACGAGTGGGGCGTACGCGACAGCTCGTCCGGTGAAGTGACCGTCTGGGTCCTCGTCAACGAGGGACACGGACAGGAGTCCGGGCTGCTGGGTGCGCCGGTGCCGGGTGTGCCGGGGCTCGACGCGCTGGGCTTCGCGGACGCCTTCGACGACGTGGGCTGA
- a CDS encoding glycerophosphodiester phosphodiesterase — translation MTHARQQSTHHTIQVIAHRGASDDAPEHTLAAYRKAIEDGADALECDVRLTADGHLVCVHDRRVNRTSNGRGAVSALELSALTALDFGSWKDREESESPDWDPVPGELTSVLTLERLLELVVETRAAGRPLQLAIETKHPTRWAGQVEERLLHLLKHFELDDPSAASPSPVRIMSFSARSLYRIQAAAPALPTVYLMQFVSPRLRDGRLPAGARIAGPGMRIVRNHPGYIERLHRAGHRVHVWTVNEPEDVALCVDLGIEAIITNRPKQVLSQLGRS, via the coding sequence GTGACCCACGCACGGCAGCAATCCACGCATCACACCATCCAGGTCATCGCTCACCGGGGCGCGTCCGACGACGCCCCCGAGCACACCCTGGCCGCGTACCGGAAGGCGATCGAGGACGGCGCCGACGCCCTGGAGTGCGACGTACGACTCACCGCCGACGGCCACCTCGTGTGCGTACACGACCGCCGGGTGAACCGCACCTCCAACGGCCGCGGTGCCGTCTCCGCCCTGGAGCTCTCCGCGCTCACCGCCCTCGACTTCGGCTCCTGGAAGGACCGCGAGGAGTCGGAGTCCCCGGACTGGGATCCGGTGCCGGGGGAACTCACCTCCGTACTCACCCTGGAGCGACTGCTCGAACTCGTCGTCGAGACCCGGGCCGCCGGGCGTCCGCTCCAGCTGGCCATCGAGACCAAGCACCCCACCCGCTGGGCGGGCCAGGTCGAGGAGCGGCTGCTGCATCTGCTGAAGCACTTCGAACTCGACGACCCGTCGGCCGCCAGCCCGTCGCCGGTACGCATCATGAGCTTCTCGGCGCGCTCGCTGTACCGCATCCAGGCCGCGGCCCCCGCCCTGCCCACCGTGTACCTGATGCAGTTCGTCTCGCCGCGGCTGCGCGACGGGCGGCTGCCGGCCGGGGCCCGGATCGCGGGTCCGGGGATGCGGATCGTACGCAACCACCCCGGATACATCGAACGGCTGCACCGTGCGGGACACCGCGTGCACGTCTGGACGGTGAACGAACCTGAGGACGTCGCACTCTGCGTCGATCTCGGCATCGAGGCAATCATCACGAACCGCCCGAAACAGGTTCTGTCACAACTGGGACGCTCTTAA
- a CDS encoding S1C family serine protease, whose product MSTDNEGNEGTAAEAVPSVPSAPPVPADAPQGAPGSTPASTPAPTAEPAAAVTTPMASVPATPPHVPHASHAPQSAAEANWPPPPAVPAYASHGAGGGGPVWGAPPQPYAPEGPRRRGMGGLVAAVAAAALIAGGVGGALGYWAADHNGTGSTTVSASTDPRDLKRDPGTVAGVASKALPSVVTIDAQGGDGEGGTGTGFVYDKEGHILTNNHVVASAADSGQLTATFSNGKKYGAEVVGRAQGYDVAVLKLKNPPSGLAPLALGNSDEVAVGDSTIAIGAPFGLSNTVTTGIISAKNRPVASGDGSGGSNSYMSALQTDASINPGNSGGPLLDARGAVIGINSAIQSTGSSVGQTQAGSIGLGFAIPINQATNVAQQLIKTGKPVYPVIGATVSMDEKTGGAVISDQGADGTAAVSKDGPADRAGLRAGDVITKFNDTVVDSGPTLIGEIWTHKPGDRVTLTYQRDGRTATAEVTLGERSGDS is encoded by the coding sequence GTGAGCACAGACAACGAGGGCAACGAGGGCACTGCGGCCGAGGCCGTTCCGTCCGTTCCGTCCGCACCTCCAGTGCCGGCCGACGCTCCTCAGGGGGCACCCGGGAGCACGCCCGCGTCCACCCCCGCCCCGACGGCCGAACCGGCCGCCGCCGTCACCACGCCCATGGCTTCCGTCCCGGCGACGCCTCCCCACGTACCCCACGCCTCCCACGCGCCCCAGTCGGCCGCCGAGGCCAACTGGCCGCCCCCTCCCGCCGTGCCCGCGTACGCGTCCCACGGTGCGGGCGGTGGCGGTCCGGTCTGGGGCGCCCCGCCCCAGCCGTACGCTCCCGAGGGCCCGCGCAGGCGGGGCATGGGCGGCCTGGTGGCGGCGGTGGCGGCCGCGGCGCTGATCGCCGGCGGCGTCGGCGGCGCCCTCGGCTACTGGGCGGCCGACCACAACGGCACCGGCTCGACCACGGTCTCGGCGTCGACCGACCCGCGGGACCTCAAGCGCGATCCCGGTACGGTCGCGGGGGTGGCGTCCAAGGCGCTGCCCAGCGTGGTGACCATCGACGCACAGGGCGGTGACGGCGAGGGCGGTACGGGCACCGGCTTCGTGTACGACAAGGAGGGCCACATCCTCACGAACAACCACGTGGTGGCCTCCGCGGCGGACAGCGGCCAGCTCACGGCTACGTTCTCCAACGGCAAGAAGTACGGCGCCGAGGTGGTCGGCCGGGCGCAGGGATACGACGTCGCCGTTCTGAAGCTGAAGAACCCGCCGTCGGGGCTCGCTCCGCTGGCCCTCGGCAATTCGGACGAGGTCGCGGTCGGCGATTCCACGATTGCCATCGGCGCCCCGTTCGGCCTGTCCAACACGGTCACCACGGGCATCATCAGCGCGAAGAACCGCCCGGTCGCCTCCGGTGACGGCTCCGGCGGCAGCAACTCGTACATGAGCGCCCTGCAGACCGACGCCTCGATCAACCCGGGCAACTCCGGCGGCCCGTTGCTCGATGCGCGCGGTGCGGTCATCGGCATCAACTCGGCCATCCAGTCGACCGGCAGCAGCGTCGGCCAGACCCAGGCGGGCTCCATCGGCCTCGGCTTCGCGATTCCGATCAACCAGGCGACGAACGTCGCCCAGCAGCTGATCAAGACCGGCAAGCCGGTCTACCCGGTGATCGGAGCCACGGTCAGCATGGACGAGAAGACCGGCGGCGCGGTCATCTCCGACCAGGGGGCGGACGGTACGGCAGCCGTGTCGAAGGACGGCCCCGCGGACCGGGCCGGCCTCAGGGCGGGCGATGTCATCACGAAGTTCAACGACACCGTGGTCGACAGCGGCCCGACCCTGATCGGCGAGATCTGGACCCACAAGCCCGGCGACCGGGTGACGCTGACCTACCAGCGCGACGGCCGGACGGCAACGGCCGAGGTCACCCTCGGGGAGCGCAGCGGCGACAGCTGA
- a CDS encoding DUF4232 domain-containing protein: MNIRRTRRALAFFAVAGATVLATAACGPDDTGAAADPAASTSAGSSPEKSPAASEGTGAASQQSGGASGGKGGTSGSGAGKDSASGGQGDGSNAADATCSTDGLDITVDRAGGTLPAVIIKATNTAGGSCNIYGFPTVGYPGAQAAIGAYEESKPQAVVTLAPGKSAYAALTLSNDGPNMHREKSLTIGLLGKDMGPIDGQATVTTQGVAITDDSTVSYWQSSQADALQ; this comes from the coding sequence ATGAACATCCGTCGCACCCGTCGCGCCCTCGCCTTCTTCGCCGTCGCCGGAGCGACTGTGCTCGCCACCGCCGCATGCGGCCCCGACGACACCGGGGCCGCCGCCGATCCGGCCGCGAGCACGAGCGCCGGTTCGTCCCCGGAGAAGAGCCCCGCCGCGTCCGAGGGCACGGGCGCCGCCTCCCAGCAGAGCGGGGGCGCCTCCGGAGGCAAGGGCGGCACGTCCGGTTCCGGTGCCGGGAAGGACAGCGCGTCCGGCGGGCAGGGCGACGGGAGCAACGCGGCCGATGCCACCTGCTCCACCGACGGCCTGGACATCACGGTCGACCGCGCCGGCGGCACCCTGCCGGCCGTCATCATCAAGGCCACCAACACCGCAGGTGGAAGCTGCAACATCTACGGCTTCCCCACCGTGGGATACCCCGGAGCGCAGGCGGCCATCGGCGCGTACGAGGAGAGCAAGCCGCAGGCGGTGGTCACCCTCGCCCCGGGGAAGTCCGCCTACGCCGCCCTCACCCTTTCCAATGACGGCCCCAACATGCACCGCGAGAAGAGCCTCACCATCGGGCTGCTCGGCAAGGACATGGGCCCGATCGACGGCCAGGCCACGGTCACCACGCAGGGCGTCGCCATCACCGACGACTCGACCGTCAGCTACTGGCAGTCGAGCCAGGCCGACGCACTCCAGTAG
- a CDS encoding ABC transporter substrate-binding protein, with the protein MKVRTRRSATLISGGLAAVLLAGCGSEDQIWPFDSEDTMVVGMSDGILATDPAAGYDPGSWLLFNNVFQSLLSFPPGGSIPVPEAADECGFSDGSKTYTCTLRDGLKFSNGHSLTSADVKYSFDRAIKINDPAGPAPLLSTISSISTPDDKTVVFRLKVPDATFPSKIASGAGSIVDRRVYPKDSLLKGGETVGSGPYKLDSIDKSEAVFSVYSGYHGTAEVKNSGVTMKLFQGDQQALKTALEKDEVDIAYRGLTAKTIAALDTSPSAEKDGLDVVQGSSAEVQHMVFNVDDPVVGKLAVRKAMAYLVDRHALVSKVYQSTATPLYSIVPVGITGHGNSFFNTYGDSPQPQKAKDVLRESGITDKVRITLWSTPSRYGPATDDELQTIADQLNKSGLFDASMRSVPFGEYEKGIAEGKYGVYVKGWVPDYPDPDNFTQPFFGKGNVLSNNYENSDISKQIIPQTSSMTDRSNTRTAFIKLQDIVAHQLPLLPLWQGKQYAVANENVRGLQNCLDTSTVFRFWELSTAD; encoded by the coding sequence GTGAAGGTTCGTACGAGGCGGTCGGCCACCCTGATCTCCGGGGGTCTGGCGGCGGTGCTGCTGGCGGGTTGTGGCTCCGAGGATCAGATCTGGCCATTCGACAGCGAGGACACGATGGTCGTCGGCATGTCCGACGGCATCCTGGCGACCGATCCGGCCGCGGGGTACGACCCGGGGTCCTGGCTGCTGTTCAACAACGTCTTCCAGTCGCTGCTGAGTTTCCCGCCGGGGGGTTCCATCCCGGTGCCGGAGGCCGCCGACGAGTGCGGTTTCTCGGACGGCAGCAAGACCTACACCTGCACCCTGCGCGACGGGCTGAAGTTCAGCAACGGTCACAGCCTCACCTCGGCGGACGTCAAGTACTCCTTCGACCGGGCGATCAAGATCAACGACCCGGCGGGCCCGGCGCCGCTGCTCTCCACCATTTCGTCGATCAGCACCCCGGACGACAAGACGGTCGTATTCCGCCTCAAGGTGCCCGACGCGACATTTCCCAGCAAGATCGCATCGGGTGCCGGCTCCATCGTGGACCGCCGGGTGTATCCCAAGGACAGTCTGCTCAAGGGCGGCGAAACGGTCGGTTCCGGTCCGTACAAGCTGGACTCCATAGACAAGTCGGAGGCCGTCTTCTCGGTCTATTCCGGCTACCACGGAACCGCCGAGGTGAAGAACTCCGGCGTGACGATGAAGCTCTTCCAGGGCGATCAGCAGGCGCTGAAGACCGCCCTGGAAAAGGACGAGGTCGACATCGCGTACCGCGGTCTCACCGCCAAGACGATCGCCGCCCTGGACACCTCGCCCAGCGCGGAGAAGGACGGCCTCGACGTCGTCCAGGGAAGCAGCGCGGAAGTCCAGCACATGGTCTTCAACGTCGACGACCCCGTGGTCGGCAAGCTCGCCGTGCGCAAGGCCATGGCCTATCTCGTCGACCGCCACGCCCTGGTCAGCAAGGTCTACCAGTCCACGGCGACACCGCTCTACTCGATCGTCCCGGTCGGAATCACTGGGCACGGCAACTCCTTCTTCAACACGTACGGCGACAGCCCGCAGCCGCAGAAGGCGAAGGACGTCCTGAGGGAGTCCGGGATCACCGACAAGGTGAGAATCACCCTGTGGTCCACCCCGAGCCGTTACGGACCCGCCACCGACGACGAACTCCAGACCATCGCCGATCAGTTGAACAAGAGCGGGCTCTTCGACGCGAGCATGAGGTCCGTACCGTTCGGCGAGTACGAGAAGGGCATCGCCGAGGGCAAGTACGGCGTCTATGTGAAGGGCTGGGTGCCGGACTATCCCGACCCCGACAACTTCACCCAGCCGTTCTTCGGCAAGGGCAACGTCCTGTCGAACAATTACGAGAACAGCGACATATCCAAACAGATCATCCCGCAGACCTCGTCCATGACCGACCGCTCCAACACCCGAACGGCGTTCATCAAGCTGCAGGACATCGTGGCGCATCAGCTGCCGCTCCTGCCGCTGTGGCAGGGAAAGCAGTACGCGGTCGCCAACGAGAACGTCCGTGGCCTGCAGAACTGTCTGGACACATCGACGGTCTTCCGGTTCTGGGAGCTCAGCACCGCGGACTAG
- a CDS encoding bifunctional DNA primase/polymerase, whose amino-acid sequence MAITDRQTATLALAHALSAAERGLPVIPLTARKLPALPSPHRNDDHRLTCRGACGLPGHGVHDATTDPAAVRALFAAAPWATGYGIACGRPPHHLIGIDLDIDTAGSDDSAASLRRLALHHLFTIPPTVTVLTPSGGRHLWLTGPPGVPVPNSASRLAPGIDIRGTGGYLVGPGSVTPHGRYRLAPGTSDLPPAPCPRALLRLLTPPARPRHSTGRPDRGRGLVRFVLAAREGQRNTRLFWAACRAYEHGYGDALANALTHAAVRTGLTEREARATIESAARLTTAAPDGPWDLSGGSGPDRP is encoded by the coding sequence ATGGCCATCACCGACCGGCAGACCGCCACCCTGGCCCTCGCCCACGCGCTCTCCGCCGCCGAGCGCGGGCTCCCCGTCATCCCGCTGACCGCCCGCAAGCTCCCCGCCCTGCCCTCTCCGCACCGGAACGACGACCACCGGCTCACCTGCCGGGGCGCGTGCGGCCTGCCCGGGCACGGTGTCCACGACGCCACCACGGACCCGGCCGCCGTACGGGCCCTCTTCGCCGCCGCCCCCTGGGCCACCGGTTACGGCATCGCCTGCGGCCGGCCCCCGCACCACCTCATCGGCATCGACCTGGACATCGACACCGCAGGCAGCGACGACTCCGCCGCATCGCTCCGGCGGCTGGCCCTGCACCATCTGTTCACGATCCCGCCGACCGTCACGGTCCTCACCCCCAGCGGCGGGCGGCACCTCTGGCTGACCGGCCCGCCCGGCGTTCCCGTACCGAACTCCGCGAGCCGCCTGGCCCCCGGCATCGACATCCGGGGCACCGGCGGCTACCTGGTGGGCCCCGGCTCGGTCACCCCGCACGGCCGATACCGGCTGGCCCCGGGCACCTCCGACCTGCCTCCGGCCCCGTGCCCCCGCGCACTCCTGCGCCTGCTCACGCCTCCCGCGCGCCCCCGGCACAGCACGGGGCGGCCCGACCGGGGCCGGGGACTGGTCCGCTTCGTCCTCGCGGCACGCGAGGGCCAGCGCAACACACGGCTCTTCTGGGCAGCCTGCCGCGCCTACGAACACGGCTACGGCGACGCCCTGGCGAACGCCCTCACCCACGCCGCCGTCCGCACCGGCCTCACCGAACGCGAGGCCCGCGCCACGATCGAATCGGCGGCCCGCCTCACCACGGCCGCGCCGGACGGGCCGTGGGACCTGTCCGGCGGATCAGGACCGGACAGACCCTAG
- a CDS encoding acyl-CoA dehydrogenase family protein, protein MHLAQTERQRQLRAELRSYFREVMPGRDAGTAPGDGDPDGQRRVLRRIGADGMLGLGWPVEYGGQGRGADEQFIFFDEAYRAGAPVSMVTLNTVGPTLMKYGTDEQKAYFLPRILSGDLVFAIGYSEPEAGTDLASMRTRAVRDRGDARGPDGAGGGDHWVIDGQKIFTSNAQNADWIWLACRTDPDAPKHQGISIILVPTEAPGFAWTPIETVGGLTTTSTYYDGIRVPATNLVGPENGGWGLITNQLNHERVALAAIGMQAEDFYEAALAHARTPDSVTGRRPADEPWVRGRLAEAYARLAATRLLNWRLVGDVGAGSPAPGEASGVKFAGTESAVEVYRMCQEITGEAGTVRGGSPGCFGDGELERMNRAAQINTFGGGVSEVQREIVATMRLGMKRGRR, encoded by the coding sequence GTGCACCTCGCCCAGACGGAACGTCAGCGACAGCTGCGCGCCGAACTCCGCTCGTACTTCCGCGAGGTGATGCCCGGGAGGGACGCGGGGACGGCCCCGGGGGACGGGGACCCGGACGGGCAGCGGCGAGTGCTGCGCAGGATCGGCGCCGACGGGATGCTCGGGCTCGGCTGGCCCGTCGAGTACGGCGGCCAGGGGCGCGGCGCCGACGAGCAGTTCATCTTCTTCGACGAGGCGTACCGGGCGGGGGCGCCCGTCTCGATGGTCACCCTCAACACCGTCGGCCCGACGCTGATGAAGTACGGGACCGACGAGCAGAAGGCGTACTTCCTGCCCAGGATCCTCAGCGGCGACCTTGTCTTCGCCATCGGCTACAGCGAGCCCGAGGCCGGTACGGACCTCGCCTCGATGCGCACCAGGGCGGTGCGGGACCGCGGGGACGCCCGCGGCCCGGACGGCGCCGGGGGCGGCGACCACTGGGTGATCGACGGGCAGAAGATCTTCACCAGCAACGCCCAGAACGCGGACTGGATCTGGCTCGCCTGCCGCACGGACCCGGACGCGCCCAAGCATCAGGGCATCTCGATCATCCTCGTCCCGACCGAAGCCCCCGGGTTCGCCTGGACGCCGATCGAGACCGTGGGCGGGCTCACCACGACATCCACGTACTACGACGGGATACGGGTGCCCGCCACCAACCTGGTGGGTCCGGAGAACGGCGGCTGGGGGCTGATCACCAATCAGCTGAACCATGAACGGGTGGCTCTCGCGGCGATCGGCATGCAGGCCGAGGACTTCTACGAGGCGGCTCTCGCCCACGCCCGCACCCCCGACTCCGTGACGGGCAGGCGCCCGGCCGACGAGCCGTGGGTGCGCGGCCGGCTGGCCGAGGCGTACGCCCGGCTGGCGGCGACGCGCCTGCTCAACTGGCGTCTGGTGGGGGACGTCGGCGCGGGTTCGCCGGCCCCGGGCGAGGCGAGCGGCGTGAAGTTCGCGGGGACCGAGAGCGCCGTCGAGGTGTACCGGATGTGCCAGGAGATCACCGGGGAGGCGGGCACGGTGCGGGGCGGTTCGCCCGGCTGTTTCGGGGACGGGGAGCTGGAGCGGATGAACCGGGCGGCGCAGATCAACACCTTCGGGGGCGGGGTGAGCGAGGTGCAGCGGGAGATCGTCGCGACGATGCGGCTCGGCATGAAGAGGGGCAGGCGGTGA
- a CDS encoding bifunctional MaoC family dehydratase N-terminal/OB-fold nucleic acid binding domain-containing protein: MTVVREGRKVSEGRQVSEGRKVAEGRQVSDEPDELYGRLKEFEGRPAATAGTGKDPVNEPMIRHWCEAMGDDNPAYTGPEAVAPPTMLQAWTMGGLSGHTDRSEAYEELFGLLDGAGYTSVVATDCEQEYLRPLRPGDRITFDAVVESVSQRKTTKLGTGYFVTTRMDVRANGEPAGTHRFRILKYTPAAPKRAARGGGRSLRPRPVVNRDNAGFWQGVAEHRLLIQRCGDCATLRFPWLPGCNACGCQEWDTVEASGEGTVFSHVVMHHPRFPAFGADEAGGPYAVALIELAEGVRMVSNVVGVPYGKVRTGMPVRLEFLRTDAELELPVFRGGEG; this comes from the coding sequence ATGACGGTCGTGCGGGAGGGCCGAAAGGTGTCCGAGGGTCGGCAGGTGTCCGAGGGGCGAAAAGTGGCTGAGGGGCGGCAGGTGTCCGACGAGCCGGACGAGCTGTACGGACGGCTCAAGGAGTTCGAGGGGCGACCGGCCGCGACCGCGGGCACCGGCAAGGACCCGGTCAACGAGCCGATGATCAGGCACTGGTGCGAGGCGATGGGCGACGACAACCCCGCGTACACCGGGCCGGAGGCGGTCGCTCCGCCGACGATGCTGCAGGCGTGGACGATGGGTGGGCTGTCGGGGCACACCGACCGCTCCGAGGCGTACGAGGAACTCTTCGGCCTGCTCGACGGCGCCGGCTACACCTCGGTGGTCGCGACCGACTGCGAGCAGGAGTACCTGCGCCCGCTGCGGCCCGGGGACCGGATCACGTTCGACGCGGTCGTCGAATCGGTCTCGCAGCGGAAGACCACCAAACTGGGGACGGGCTATTTCGTCACCACCCGCATGGACGTCCGGGCGAACGGCGAACCCGCCGGGACGCACCGCTTCCGGATCCTCAAGTACACCCCGGCGGCGCCGAAACGGGCGGCGCGCGGCGGCGGGCGGAGCCTGCGCCCGAGGCCGGTGGTCAACCGGGACAACGCAGGGTTCTGGCAGGGCGTCGCCGAGCACCGGCTGCTGATCCAGCGCTGCGGCGACTGCGCCACGCTGCGCTTTCCCTGGCTGCCCGGCTGCAACGCGTGCGGCTGTCAGGAGTGGGACACGGTCGAGGCGAGCGGCGAGGGCACCGTCTTCAGCCATGTGGTGATGCACCACCCGCGCTTCCCCGCCTTCGGCGCCGACGAGGCGGGTGGGCCGTACGCGGTGGCGCTGATCGAGCTGGCCGAGGGGGTGCGGATGGTCAGCAACGTCGTCGGCGTGCCGTACGGCAAGGTACGGACGGGAATGCCGGTGCGGCTGGAATTCCTGCGTACCGACGCCGAGTTGGAGCTTCCGGTCTTCCGGGGAGGCGAGGGCTGA